From Nocardia sp. NBC_00416:
CCCCCACACCTCCTCCAGGATCCGGCCGCGGGTCAGTACCCGGCGCGGATTGGCCATCAACATTTCGAGCAGCGAGAACTCGGTGCGGGTCAGCGAGATGGATCGGGCCCCCCGCGATACTTCGCGGGTCACCGGATCCAGCGAGAGATCCGCGAACAGCATCGCCTCGGAGATCTCCCCGGTATCCGGGACGCGCCGCCGCAGCAGGGCCCGCAACCGGGCCAGCAATTCCTCCAGCGCGAAGGGTTTGGGCAGGTAGTCGTCCGCACCCGCATCCAAGCCGGCCACTCGTTCGGAGACCGAATCGCGCGCGGTCAGGACCAGGATCGGCAGATCGTCACCGGTGCTGCGCAACCGGCGGCACACTTCCAGTCCGTCGAGCCTGGGCATCATGACATCGAGGACCAGCGCGTCGGGCCGGTCGGCGTTCGCCTTCTCCAATGCGTCGATGCCGTCCACTGCCAGATCGACCGTGTAGCCGTTGAAGGTCAGCGAGCGGCGCAGCGACTCCCGCACGGCACGATCGTCGTCGACCACCAGAATGCGCATGCCACCAGTTTGACGGCAACGACTGAGAGGCTACTGAGAGGGCTCGCCGGGCCGTGCGTACCGTGACCACCGGATTCGCGCCGCTACTTTCCCGGGTCCGATCGCCGCGGCGGGAAATATCGTCCCGACTTCCCACTCACGGGAAGCCAGGCGCGCGCGGCGGCACCGGCCGGACGTCCGACCGCGCGGGCCGGGACGATCCCGACCAGCGGATTCATCCGATAACCGGACGTATGATTACCAACCTGTGATATGCCACGAAACCTGTTCCCCATCCGCTTTATTCGCGGTATAACCGGCTGAACGCCCCGATTGCCGACCGACTGCATGCACGGTATGTTCCGATCGGTAAAAACTAGACCTCCGGTTGGTTCGGTGTGGAGTGAATCATAACTGAAACGGCCACGCACCAAAAAGAGGTCGATCGTGATGCGGAGGCGACAGAGGCGGATGGAAACACCGCGACCGTGGCAATTCAGCCTGTCCAACTGGTCGGTCACCCGCAAGGTCGGCATCGTCCTGGTGTTGCCGGTGGTGCTGGCAACCCTTTTCGCGGTGCTGCGGATCAACAACGAGCTGCGCACCCTGGAACAGCTCGACGCCGCGACCGAACAGTCCCGCATCATCGGACCCATCATCGGCTACAACGCCGCCGCGGAACATCTCGCGGTGACCGCGACCGCCGGCTGGGCGAACAACTCCGAACCGCGGGCCTCGGCAGCGCTCGCCAGCTTCGATTCGGCCCACAACACCCTCGAACGGGCGCTGGACTCCAACCAGCTCCGTCCGGAGGTCTCGCGTGAACTCGACTCGGCGCTGACTCTCGGCACCACCATGCGCACGGGGCTCAGCAACGGTTCCCCCGCCATGCTCGGCGACCAGGCCGATGAGATCGCGGTGCGGATCGGCAACGCGCTCGCGCAGTCGCCCACCGTCGAGGACCTGTCGATCCAGCGCTACTTCCTGCAGGTGAGCGCCATCCAGAACGCGCGGCGGTCGCTGACCGCGCAGCGCCTGGTCATCAGTTCTCCCACCGCCGAGGACAATCCGGCGATGCGGGCGCGCGTGCTCACCTCCGGCGGCGCCGAACTGACCATGGTCCAGCAGTACGGACAGATCATGCCGGATGTGGCCGGCAATATGCGTCCCCTGCTCGACGCGGTGCAGACCCGGCTGGCGATCTTCAGCCAGGGCACCCAGGGCGCGATGACCGATCCGGCCGCGCGGCAGTCGTTGGACGCCAGTTCGCTGGCTTACCAGACCACGACCGATCAGCTGACGGCCACCATCGAAGGGGCGCTGCACCATGCGACCGTCTCGGCGCAGAACAGTGCCCTGCGCGAGACCGCGCTGCTCGTCTCCGCCCTGCTGGGCGGCCTGACCCTGGCGCTCGCCGTCGCCCGGACGTTGGTGGTCCCGGTCCGCCGGCTGCGCCGCGACGCGCTCGAGGTGGCGCATGTACGCCTGCCCGAGGAACTCGAGCAGGTTCGCGGCGGCGCCGAGACACCGGAGATCGAGCCGGTCGGCGTCCACGGCACCGAGGAGATCGGCCAGCTGGCCCGCGCCGTCGACGAAATGCACCAGCAGGCCCTCAATCTGGCGGCCGACCAGGCGCGACTGCGAGTGCAGATCGGCAATATGTTCGAAACCCTCTCGCGGCGCAGCCAATCGCTGGTGGAACAGCAACTCGGCATCATCGAAGATCTCGAACACGACGAGGACGATCCCGGGCGGCTCCAGAATCTCTTCCGGCTCGACCATCTCGCCACCCGCATGCGGCGCAATGGTGACAATCTGCTCGTTCTCGCCGGTACGGCGCTGCGCCGCGGCCAACTCGACCCGGTGCCGCTCTCGGATATGCTGTGGAGTGCGGTTTCCCAGGTCGAGGACTATCAGCGGGTCGAGATCGGCCATGTGCCCGAAGGCGTCGTCGCCGGTGAGCCGGCGGTCGATATCGAGCATCTGCTCGCGGAAGTCATCGACAACGCGCTCCGGTACTCCCCGCCCAATACACCGGTGGCGGTGACCGTTTCCCGCGCGGTCGACGGCGGATATCTCATCGAGATCACCGATCGCGGGCTCGGCATGGCCACCGAGGATCTGCAGTCCGCCAACGCGCGCCTTGCCTCCGGTGGTGAGATCAATGTCGAAACCGCGCGCCGGATGGGCCTGTTCGTCGTCGGCCGGTTGGCCAAGCGTCACCAGATCACGGTGGGCCTGCGACGCACCTCGACCATGGCGCAACAGCCCGGGATCACCGCCAGCCTGCATCTGCCCGGCCTGCTGGTCTCGCCCGATACCGGCGCCGACAACCCGAACATCCTGACCGCGGATCTGTCCATGACGCCGCCGCCGGCCCCACCGCAGTCGCGGCAGCTGGTGCCGGTTCCCGATCTGCCGTCGGCGGATTCGTGGTCGACGCGCACGGAGTTCGCGCCGGCGCGGCCGCTGACCCGGACTCCCGCGGCCGAGTCCCCCGCCTTCGGCACGACCACCACCGGACTGCCCCAACGTCGCCCGGGCAGCGAGCTCCCGGTAAGCATGGGGGCCGGGCGGGACCCGTCCAACGGCAACGGATCCCGGGACACCTTCTCGGCGTTCGACCCGGTCCCCGAACCACCGGAACCGGATGAGTCGCCCACCGGTCTGTGGTCGGAAACCTATAAGACCCAGTCGTTCCCGGCCCCGGTCGATTTCCCGGCCCCGCCCGACACCGCCTACCGGTCCCCCGCCGCCGAAGCGCCGCCCGCACTCACCTCCAGGTCCGGGTTGCCCATCCGGCGGCCGGGTATGGACCGCGATGATCCGTTCGGCCGCCCCGAGGTACGCCGGGACGAACCGGTCGCGAGCACGACCACATCCACCCGGCTGCAGCCGGTCGGTGGCGAAACACCCACCCCGATCTACCAGCGTATGGTGTCGGAATGGCTGGTAGAGCCGGCAACTACCCAGGAACAACCGCGCCAGGATTGGACCACGCCCGCCGATATCGGCTGGCTGGCCGCCGAGGACGCGGCCACGCCGAGTTCGGAATCCAAGACCGCGAACGGGCTCCCCATCCGCCGGCCGGGCGCGCAACTCGTACCCGGTGGCCTGGCCCCCGTCGAAGACGAGGCCCCGCGGGATCCGGCGGAGATCCGGAGCAATCTGACAAGACATCTGAGCGGAGTCCGCAGTGGGCGGGCCGATGCGCAGCACAATGACGGAGGGCTTGCATGACCAACCCGAAGAGCAGCACGGACGAGAATTTGAACTGGCTCGTCGCCAGATTCACCCGGGACGTTCCGGGCGTCTCCCACGCCGTCCTGGTCTCCGCGGACGGCCTGCTGCAGGCAGTCAGCCCCCACCTGCCCGCCGATCGCGCCGAGCAACTGGCGGCGGTCACCGCGGGGCTGGCCAGTCTGGCCACCGGCGCTGCCCAACTGTTCGACGGCGGCAAGGTGATGCAGTCGATCGTGGAGATGCAGCGCGGTTACCTACTGGTGATGAGTGTCGGCAACGGGTCTCATATCGCGGTGCTCGCCAACAAGCAGCACGATATCGGCCGAATCGGCTACGAGATGGCCCTATTGGTCGATCGGGTGGGCTCGGCCGTCAGCGCAACTGCCCGATCTACCGTCTGAGCGTCATGTCCCAATTCGGCCAAGGTATGCCCAATTACAACACCGGTGGGCCCGATTTCGGGCCCGGCGCGCACAACTACGGTCCCGGAGCACAGAACTTCGGCCCCGGTTCGTCGCAGCCCAACACCGGTGCCTATCGGTTCCAGGCTCCCCCACAGCCGAACAACTCTCGCCGTGCCGGACGGGTCCGCCCGTACGCCCTCACGTCCGGCCGCACCCAGCCGGCGGTCGACCTGCCGATGGAGGCGGTTATCGAAACCATCTCCTATCATGCACAATTCGATTGGCCGTCCGGCGACATCCGGGCCGAGATACTTCGGCTCGGGACCCACCAGTTGTCGGTTGCCGAAATCGCCGCGCATCTCGATCGCTCGCTGGGTATGGTCCGCGTCGTCATCGGCGATCTCGTCGTGGACGGCAACCTGCGAGTGCATTCGACTTTGACCGAGCAGGCGAGCTACGACGAGCGCCGGTCGCTGATGGAGAGGACATTGCGTGGACTCCGAGCCCTTTAGCAAACAGGGTGGTGCCGCGGCGGAATCCGAAACCCGCGTCGCATCGACCAAAATCGTGGTCGCCGGCGGATTCGGCGCGGGCAAAACAACTTTCGTGGGTGCGGTCTCGGAGATCGTGCCGCTGCGTACCGAAGCCATGGTCACCAGCTTCTCCGACGGCGTCGACAACCTGGAGGACACCCCCGATAAGCGGACCACCACGGTCGCCATGGATTTCGGGCGGATCATCCTGCCCGGCAACCTGACGCTGTACCTGTTCGGGACCCCCGGGCAGCGCCGTTTCTGGTTCATGTGGGACGACCTCATCCGCGGCGCGATCGGCGCAGTGGTGCTGGTCGACGCCCGTCGGCTGGAGGACAGTTTCGCGGCGGTCGACTTCTTCGAAGCCCGCAATCTTCCGTTCCTGATCGCGGTCAACCGGTTCCCGAACTCGCCGCGTTTCGCGATGGCCGAACTCCGCGAGGCGCTGTCGGTGCGCGAGGGTGTGCCGATCGTGGATATCGATGCCCGCGACGCGAAAGAGGTCCGGCAGTCGCTCGCCGCCGTCACCGAATACGCGATCAACCGTCTGAAGGCTCAGGAATACGAGGGAGTCGCCCGGCATGGCTGAGGTGCTGGCCGCCGAGACGGTCGCGACCGTCGATCTGTTCACGATGGGCTACTGGCTCACCCTGTTGACCTTCGGGGTATCGGCTGTCGGCATGTTCGTGGGACTGGCCTGTGCGGTGAACGGCCGCCGTTCGGTGCGCTTCCGTCCGATCTGGGTGGCCGCGGCCGCTGTCGCGATCGGCGGTATCGGGGTATGGCTGGCCAGTACTGTCGCACTGCTGGGGATTTCCATCCCGGGCCGGATCCTGCGCTACGACATCTCGAAACTCACGCTCTCGCTGGTGTTCGCGGTGGCGGCGGTCTTTCTCGGGCTGTTGCTCGCGGGCCGCGAGTTCCAACTGAAGCGGATGGTGAACGCGGCCGCGGCGCTCGGAGTGGGCTTCGGAATCATGCTGTGGCTACAGCTGACCTCGGTCGATATCCAGGGCTCGGTGACGGTGGCCCCCTTGCTCTTCGTGATCGCGATCGTGGTCGCGGTGACCGCCTCGTCGCTGTGTGTATTCCTGTTCCAGCGCTTCCGCTTCCCGGCGGCCAGGGTCGGCTCGATCGCCATGTTCGGGGCCGGAGTGGCGGTGTTCTATTTCATCGGCATCTCCAGTCTCGAGTTCCGGGTCGATCCCGACGCGGAGCCGGCGCAGGGAATGGAACTGTTCGGCTACGCCTTCCCGATGTTCGTCATCGGCCTGTTGGCACTCGCCGTCCCGATCACCGCCGTTTTGGTGGCGCCGGACCGCCGCGACGACCCGGTCCCGTCGAACAAGACCGCCGGAAGCCGGGCCTCCGGCTTCTCCAGCGGTGACCGGGTGGGCAGTGACAGTGAGATTTCCGCTCCGGACGAGCGGCTCCGCCCCACGGCGGCGGCCGCTCTCGCGCAGCGTGCGCAGCCGCTGCCCGAACCGGCGCGCTGATGCCAGTGGAGACCGATTTCGTGCGCTCGGAACAGGAAGCACTGCTGCGGGAACTGTGGGCGCAGGTGCGCGGGTTGCGTACCGAGGTGGCCGAACTGCGGGTCGAGATCAGCGAGATGGAAGCGACCGTGGCCGATCTCGCCGTCCGGGTCGACCAGCCCGAGCGAGTCGAGCTGCCCTGGCCGGTATCGCTGTTGCTGCTGCCGGCCGCGCTGGCGCTGGCCATGCTGCGGCAAGTGGGCGAGCTGGCACAGGCGCTGTCGGCGGAATGCGAGCCGCAGCGAGTGGAATCGCCCGCAGAGATCGGGGAGAAAGCCCCCGAAAGTGGCGATGAGCGGGTCTCCCATCTCTGGGAGACCCGCCCTCACGCACGAGGATAACCGGAATAGACCGGTTAATCAGCACTCCGGCAAGATTTTCCGCCGATCACCGTGTCGAGGTCCGGAACCGTGACACCGGAACGGCGATCGGTCCGCAATCGATCAGAATGCGGTAGATCCAGGTCAAGGCCATGAACTCGCTTGCGGATCGGTTGCCGTGCCCGCGAGGGCAGCCCTGATCTCCGACCGGACAGACCTGCTACGCCGGCCGTTCCGCATCTAGGGGACCTGACACTTCACCGGAGTTTCCGGTCCAACAGACCCCGCCGCGCAGCCTCGAGCAGCCGGCGCGGTACCCGGTGCACGACACCGTCCACGGTGACCGGGACCAGATCCGGTGGCGTCGCCTTCCAATTCGACCGGCGGCTACGGGTATTGGACCGCGACAGTCTCCGCTTCGGCACTGCCATCTCAATGGTCCTTCCGGGGCCGCACGCCGCGTGTGCCGTACTTGCGCTGGAACTTCTCGACTCGGCCCTGGGTATCGAGCAGGCGGTGCGCACCGGTCCAGAACGGATGGGAATCCGCGGTCACGTCCACCACGAGCAGTGGATAGGTGTTGCCGTCGGTCCAGGTCACCGTCCGCGCGGCGGTGGCGGTCGACCGGGTCAGGAACCGGGTACCGGTACTCGCGTCCTCGAAGACGACCGGGTGGTAGTCGGGGTGGATATCGGCTTTCACCACTTCTCCTTCCGGGCGCGCTCGCCCGTATCGCCGCCGCGTCCGTCGCCGCCGGCGGCGGCCGGACTCGGTTCGTCCGGATCACAGGGGTCGGTATGCCATTCGCCGAACGGATCGGGCCAGCGGGCCACCTGATGCGGCGCCCGGTCGACCATCACCAGCTCGGCATCGTCGACCAGTGCCCGGTGCAGCACCTGCCGGACCTCGTCCGGGTCCGCCTCGTGCACCAGGACGATCAGCGAAGTGTCGCGGTCGCCGAAGCGGTCGTCCCAGCGCAGCCGGGCCATCGCCAGCCGCTCCGGATCGACCTCGGCGCGTTCCCGCGCCGTCATCGCCGCAAGCCAGCGACCCGCACCACCGATTCGCAGCCCGCCGCCCGCCGATTCCAGCCATACGACCTCATCAGGCTGGGTTGCCAGCCATACCCGCCCGCGCGCGGTGACCACGCCCTCGAACAGCACGTCCAGCGCATCGTGCAGCCGGTCGGGGTGGAACGGCCGGCTCGCCGCGAACTCCACTATCTCCACACCGATTTCCGGCCCCAGCGGCGGCTGCCCGCGCAGCAGTGGCGCGTGCGCGTCGAACACGCTGCCGCGGCGTGACCCCGGGGGAATGCGGATCAACAGGTTCTCCACCGCGTCGGGCGTCACCGCTGCATCGGGCCCCGCCCACAGTGCCGGGGCGACCGGCGCCAGCCGCGACAGCACCGCCCCGGTGCGGGCCCGCTCCAGCGGGCCTACGGCATCACCGCCGGTGACCACCAGCGCGTCTGCGAAATCGACCTGTCCGACCGCCAATTGGGCGACGGTGCGGTCGTCGTCGGCCCAGGCCCAGCCGAGTTCCTCCAGCGCTTCGTCGCCGGTCGCCGCGGCGAGCCAGGTGCGCGCGTCGATACCGGTGAGCACGGCCGCCACTCGGACATCACGCGCCGCGGGAGCGTCCACCCGGCCGACGATTCCGGCGACCACGACCTCACCGATACCTCGGCAGACGGATTGCGCTTCGAAGGCCGGATCCAAGGCGAGGACGATCCGCTGTACCGAATCGCGCGCGGCGAGGGTGCACAGCAGCGGCAGCAGATCCGCCTTCAGTGTGCACGAGACGCAGCCGTGCGCGAGTTCGTGTACGGACACCGATCTCGTCGCGCCGGTCGAGACCGTGCGGCGGACGATTCCCTCTTTCAGTTCGGTGAGATCGTGGCGCACCACCACCGTGCCCGCGGTCGCGCCGAGGGCGTCCGCGATGAGATCCACGGATCCGGCCGGGTCGCCGTGCAGGCCCGCGACCACCACGACAGGTGTGCGGCGGTCTCCTCGACCTGGGTTTTCTGGGAGCTGTGCGGAGTGGGACACCAACACCCTTTCGGTAATGATTTTCAATTACGACCCGGCACACGCTACAGTGTCGAACCGTTGTTGTCGAAAACGATTTTCATCATCGTTTGCTGGCATCCGCTAATCGGAAGGAGCCCTATGTCGGCGCACTGTCAGGTCACCGGACGCAAACCCGGATTCGGCAAGGCCGTCTCGCACTCGCACCGGCGCACCAACCGGCGCTGGGACCCGAATATCCAGCGCAAGACCTATTTCCTGCCCGGCGAAGGTCGCCGGATAACCCTGAACATCTCGGCCAAGGGGATCAAGACCATCGACCGCGACGGGATCGAGGCCGTGGTGGCCCGGCTCCGCGCCCGCGGCGAACGAATCTGAGCGGAGCAACGCGATGGCATCGAAATCGACCGATATCCGGCCGGTGATCAAACTCCGCTCGACGGCGGGCACCGGATACACCTACGTCACCCGCAAGAACCGGCGCAACGATCCCGACCGGATGGTCCTGCGCAAATACGACCCGATGGTCCGTCGGCACGTCGACTTCCGCGAGGAGCGCTGATGGCCAAGAAATCGAAGATCGCCCGCGACGAACAGCGGCGCGCGACCGTCGCCCGCTACGCCGAACGGCGGGCCGAACTCGAGGAACTGATCCGCAAACCGGGCACTCCGGAGGACGAGCGCCTGGCGGCGCAGGCCGCCCTGCACCGCCTGCCCCGGGACGCCAGTCCGGTACGATTGCGCAATAGGGACACCGCCGACGGGCGACCGCGCGGTTATCTCCGGAAGTTCGGCCTATCGCGTGTGCGTGTGCGCGAGATGGCACATCGGGGAGAGTTGCCCGGTGTGCGCAAATCGAGCTGGTAACCCCACTGATATCGGGAGTTAGGAACCGGTCACATGGCAGTCAAACGAGGCCCGTCGAAGAAGGCCCGCGCCGAGCAGGCCCGCCGACCGAAGAAGAACCCGCTGATCGCCGCGGGGATCGAAAAGGTCGACTACAAGGACGTGAACCTGCTGCGCACGTTCATCTCCGACCGTGGCAAGATCCGCAGCCGGCGGGTCACCGGGCTCACCCCGCAGCAGCAGCGTCAGGTCGCCGTCGCGGTGAAGAACGCCCGCGAGATGGCACTGCTGCCCTTCACCAGCCGCTGACCCCCGAGACCGAACGCCCGGCTCCGCCCCGAGGTGAGCCGGGCGTTTCGCTGTCCGCGGCGGCCTGAGCAACCCGCACCCCCACTACAGTGGTGGCCATGGTCACCTCGCGGGGAACTCTGGCACTGCTGGCCGTCTGCGCCGCCTTCACCCTCGCCGCCTGCGGCAATGACGCGGACAGCGCCACCCCGGAGCCGGGCACGACCCCGGCCACCAGTGCCGCCCCCGGCGCGAACTCACCCGCGACCCCGACCGAGGTCCCCGGGGCAGACCCCGGGCAGATCTTCACCGCCGACCCCAACCTGGTCGGCGCCCATCCCATCCCGTTCACCTCCTGGACCCGGGTGGGCGCGGACCGCATCTCCGTGCATTTCGAATCCGGGGTACCCGAGTGCTACGGCGTGGCCGCCGCGGTCACCGAAACCCCCGACACGGTCACCGTGGAACTCCGGCAGGGCACCCGCGCCGACGCCACCGGCAAGATGTGCGTGACGATGGCGGTTTTCGGCTCCCTGGAGATCCAGCTGGACGCCCCGCTGGGCAATCGCCTCGTCCTCAGCGCCGTCTGAACGGCCGCACGGACCACGGGCGTCCTGCCTGCGGCACAACATATTCCGTGCCCCCGAGCCCATGGGCAATGGAACCCGCGGCTGCCCGGCCGCCGGATCCCGCAATAGCGTGCTTCCCGTACGGGCAGCCGACGAATAAGGGATCTGCGGATATGCGACGTGTACTCGTCACCGGTTCGACGACGATAGCGATAGTTCTCGGCTCGGTGACGGGCACCGCCGCGGCCGGGACCGGGGTACCCCTCGGAACCGCACCTGTGCAGTCACCAGGTGTCGGCACCGGATCGGCCGACGCGCTGGCGATGTTGTTCTACACATTGTCCGGCATCCCCGATCCCTGCGCGCCGATCGTTCCGGTGTGCATACCGCCCCGGGTCGACTGACGCGCCGGCCTTCACGGATGCGCCCGCGGTTCTCGGTCCACTCGGGCCGAGAACCACGGGCGTCGCTATTTCCGGTTCGGCTCACGGTCAGTGAGCGAAGTGCCGGGCCCCCGTGAAATACATGGTGACCCCGGCAGCGCGGGCGGCATCGATGGTGTCCTGGTCGCGCACCGAACCGCCCGGCTGGACGATCGCGCGGATCCCGGCCTCCAGCAACAGTTGCGGCCCGTCCGGGAACGGGAAGTACGCGTCCGACGCCGCGACCGACCCCGCCGCTCGATCACCGGCGCGCTGGACGGCGAGCCGCACCGAATCGACCCGATTGACCTGCCCCATACCGACACCCACCGACGCGCCGTCGTGGGCCAGCAGGATGGCATTCGACTTCACGGCCCGGCAAGCGCGCCAAGCGAATTCGAGATCGGCGAGGGTGGCCTCGTCCGCCGGATCGCCGGCTGCGAGAGTCCAGTTCGCCGGATCGTCGCCCTCGGCGTCGACCACATCGCGCTGCTGTACCAGCAGCCCGCCGCTCACCGGCCGCAGTTCGGCACCGGACCGCGCGGGCGCCTCGGTGATCAGGATCCGGATGTTCTTCTTGCGCTGCAGCACCTCGACGGCGCCGTCGGCATACGCGGGCGCCGCGATCACCTCGGTGAAGATCTCCGCCACCTGCTGAGCCATCGCCACCGAGACTTCACCGTTGGTCGCGATCACGCCGCCGTAGGCGCTCAACGGATCGCAGGCATGCGCCTTGCGGTGCGCTTCCGCGATATCGGCGCCCGTCGCGATCCCGCACGGGTTCGCGTGCTTGACGATCGCGACCGTGGGGGCGGTGTGGTCGTAAGCGGCACGCAGCGCCGCATCGGCGTCGGTGTAGTTGTTGTACGACATCTCCTTGCCGTGCAACTGCCGCGCTCCGGCCAACCCGCGGCCACCGTTGCCGTCGGTGTACAGGGCGGCCTGCTGGTGCGGGTTCTCGCCGTATCGCAGTACCGCTGAGCGCTCCCAGACCGCGCCGACCCAGGACGGGAACTCCCCGCCACCGGCAGCCTCGTCGACGAGCGTCTCCGACATCCAGGTCGCGACAGCCACGTCGTAGCTCGCGGTGTGCTGAAAAGCCCTGGCGGCCAGGGCAGTACGCTCGGCCAGCGTGAAACCGCCGTCGGCCACGGCCTTTCGCACCTGGTCGTAGTCGCCGGTGTTCACCACGACGGCCACCGACGGATGGTTCTTCGCCGCGGCCCGCACCATCGACGGACCGCCGATATCGATCTGCTCGACGCATTCGTCGGGGGTCGCGCCACTGGTCACGGTCTCGGTGAACGGATAGAGGTTCACCACGACGAGCTGGAACGCCTCGATACCGAGTTCGGTGAGCTGATCGAGATGTTCGGGCTTTCGGGTGTCGGCGAGGATGCCGGCGTGCACTCGCGGATGCAGGGTTTTCACCCGGCCGTCCAGGGTTTCCGGGAAACCGGTCAGATCCTCGACCCGGGTCACCGGAATACCGGCGTCCGCGATCCGCCCGGCCGTCGACCCGGTGGAAACCAGTTCGACCCCGGCCGCATGCAACGCGGTCGCCAGCTCTACGAGCCCGGTCTTGTCGTAGACGCTCACCAGCGCCCGGCGGATCGGTGTGCGCTCACTCACCGGAGAACTCGCTCATCTGGGATAACTGCCTTTCGTCCATCGGAGACAATTCCGCGGGTGGCGACGGCGGCGACAACCTCCACCAGCAACCGTCGCTCCACGACTTTGATGCGCTCGTGCAGCCCGGCCTCGTCGTCCGCCGGATCGACCCGAACCGGTTCCTGCGCCAGGATCGGGCCGGTGTCCACACCGGCGTCCACCAGGTGCACGGTGGTCCCGGTGACTCGAACCCCATAGGCCAGTGCGTCACGCACGCCGTGCGCACCGGGGAACGCGGGCAACAGCGCCGGATGGGTATTGATGATCCGGCCGCCGAAACGGTCCAGGAACGCCGGTCCGAGCAGTTTCATGAAACCCGCGCACACCACCAGATCGGGCGAGTAGCCGTCGACCGCCGCGGTGAGCGCGCGATCCCATTCGGCGCGATCCGGGTGATCACCTACCGCGGCCCGGAAAGCGGGGATTCCCGCCGCCTCGGCATGCTCGGCGGCCGGACACTGCCGATCCACACCCACCGCGCGGATCCGCGCCGGATATCCGGGATCGGCCGCGGCGTCGATCAGAGCGCGCAGCAGCGA
This genomic window contains:
- the rpsN gene encoding 30S ribosomal protein S14; this translates as MAKKSKIARDEQRRATVARYAERRAELEELIRKPGTPEDERLAAQAALHRLPRDASPVRLRNRDTADGRPRGYLRKFGLSRVRVREMAHRGELPGVRKSSW
- the rpsR gene encoding 30S ribosomal protein S18, coding for MAVKRGPSKKARAEQARRPKKNPLIAAGIEKVDYKDVNLLRTFISDRGKIRSRRVTGLTPQQQRQVAVAVKNAREMALLPFTSR
- the purN gene encoding phosphoribosylglycinamide formyltransferase, with the protein product MTAPEPTDSTPAGLVVLASGTGSLLRALIDAAADPGYPARIRAVGVDRQCPAAEHAEAAGIPAFRAAVGDHPDRAEWDRALTAAVDGYSPDLVVCAGFMKLLGPAFLDRFGGRIINTHPALLPAFPGAHGVRDALAYGVRVTGTTVHLVDAGVDTGPILAQEPVRVDPADDEAGLHERIKVVERRLLVEVVAAVATRGIVSDGRKAVIPDERVLR
- the rpmG gene encoding 50S ribosomal protein L33; translation: MASKSTDIRPVIKLRSTAGTGYTYVTRKNRRNDPDRMVLRKYDPMVRRHVDFREER
- the purH gene encoding bifunctional phosphoribosylaminoimidazolecarboxamide formyltransferase/IMP cyclohydrolase: MSERTPIRRALVSVYDKTGLVELATALHAAGVELVSTGSTAGRIADAGIPVTRVEDLTGFPETLDGRVKTLHPRVHAGILADTRKPEHLDQLTELGIEAFQLVVVNLYPFTETVTSGATPDECVEQIDIGGPSMVRAAAKNHPSVAVVVNTGDYDQVRKAVADGGFTLAERTALAARAFQHTASYDVAVATWMSETLVDEAAGGGEFPSWVGAVWERSAVLRYGENPHQQAALYTDGNGGRGLAGARQLHGKEMSYNNYTDADAALRAAYDHTAPTVAIVKHANPCGIATGADIAEAHRKAHACDPLSAYGGVIATNGEVSVAMAQQVAEIFTEVIAAPAYADGAVEVLQRKKNIRILITEAPARSGAELRPVSGGLLVQQRDVVDAEGDDPANWTLAAGDPADEATLADLEFAWRACRAVKSNAILLAHDGASVGVGMGQVNRVDSVRLAVQRAGDRAAGSVAASDAYFPFPDGPQLLLEAGIRAIVQPGGSVRDQDTIDAARAAGVTMYFTGARHFAH